Proteins encoded in a region of the Mycolicibacterium duvalii genome:
- a CDS encoding acyl-CoA dehydrogenase family protein, whose protein sequence is MVLSAEEKALVDTVKEFVEKQVKPVVRELEHANTYPEELIEMMKEIGIFGLAIPEPYGFGQVSMPCYVSVTEELARGWMSLAGAMGGHTVVSKLIVMFGTEEQKQKYLPRMASGELRTTMALTEPGGGSDLQAMRTVARMDGDQYVINGSKTWITNARRAGLVALMCKTDPAAQPAHKGVSILLVEKVPGFTVSKDLPKLGYKGVESCELNFADCRVPADALLGASEGNGFAQMMKGLEVGRLQVAARATGVARAAFEDALRYAQERESFGKPIWQHQSVGNMLADMGTKLSAARALLNSAAEKFDSGARVDMEAGMAKLFASEVGMEVALDAVRVHGGYGYSTEYDVERYFRDAPLMIVGEGTNEIQRGVIAKQLVKRGGLDQ, encoded by the coding sequence ATGGTGCTGTCAGCAGAAGAGAAGGCCTTGGTCGATACGGTCAAGGAGTTCGTCGAGAAGCAGGTGAAGCCGGTGGTGCGCGAGCTCGAGCACGCCAACACCTATCCCGAGGAACTCATCGAGATGATGAAGGAGATCGGGATCTTCGGCCTCGCCATTCCGGAACCGTATGGCTTCGGCCAGGTCTCGATGCCCTGCTACGTGTCCGTCACCGAGGAACTGGCCCGCGGCTGGATGAGTCTGGCCGGCGCCATGGGCGGCCACACCGTGGTGTCCAAGCTGATCGTGATGTTCGGCACCGAGGAACAGAAGCAGAAGTACCTGCCGCGGATGGCCTCCGGAGAACTGCGCACCACGATGGCACTGACCGAGCCCGGCGGCGGCTCGGATCTGCAGGCGATGCGCACCGTCGCCCGCATGGACGGCGACCAGTACGTCATCAACGGCAGCAAGACCTGGATCACCAATGCCCGAAGGGCCGGCCTGGTGGCACTGATGTGCAAGACCGATCCGGCGGCGCAGCCCGCGCACAAGGGGGTGTCGATCCTGTTGGTGGAGAAGGTGCCCGGTTTCACCGTCTCCAAGGACCTGCCCAAACTCGGCTACAAGGGCGTCGAGAGCTGCGAGCTGAACTTCGCTGACTGCCGGGTACCCGCCGACGCGTTGCTGGGCGCGTCCGAGGGCAACGGCTTCGCGCAGATGATGAAGGGCCTGGAGGTGGGACGGCTGCAGGTGGCCGCCCGCGCCACCGGCGTCGCCCGCGCTGCCTTCGAGGACGCGCTGCGTTACGCCCAGGAGCGCGAGAGTTTCGGCAAGCCCATCTGGCAGCACCAGTCGGTGGGCAACATGCTGGCCGACATGGGTACCAAGCTGTCGGCAGCCCGCGCGCTGTTGAACAGTGCCGCAGAGAAATTCGATTCCGGAGCCCGGGTGGACATGGAGGCAGGCATGGCCAAGCTGTTCGCCTCCGAGGTGGGGATGGAGGTGGCGCTGGACGCGGTGCGGGTGCACGGCGGCTACGGCTACTCCACCGAGTACGACGTCGAACGCTACTTCCGGGATGCCCCGCTGATGATCGTGGGTGAGGGCACCAACGAGATCCAGCGCGGCGTCATCGCCAAGCAGCTGGTGAAGCGGGGCGGGCTGGACCAGTGA
- a CDS encoding Mu transposase domain-containing protein: protein MLTWEDDLEVHALRKRGLTISAIARHTGFDRKTIRKYLAGDGEPGVRARSGPDPFEPFVDYVTARLIEDPHLWARTLFDELEELGFGLSYQSLTRNIRARDLRPVCQACRTATQRPNAVIPHAPGEETQWDWLELPNPPEFWGWGKTAHLLVGSLAHSGKWRAALAPAEDQPHLVAGLDRVTRGLGGCTRVWRFDRMATVCDPGSGRVTTSFAGVAKHYGVSVAICPPRRGNRKGVVEKVNHTAAQRWWRTLADEATVEQAQVSVDRFAQVRGDTRLRATADGRSSVAVVAKTEPLTPAPVMAYPVIVAETRTASRQALVSYRGNRYSVPPELAAAQVVVSHPVGGQFCEIATVSGIVVARHRLAADGLGIMVRDSGHVIALDSAAIATATTGRPHRRKERIPPGPAAKAAAAQLLQQRDSSSPVNQSCTPSTDSTVIDLSAYERAAQNRTIQ, encoded by the coding sequence ATGCTCACATGGGAGGACGACTTGGAAGTACATGCCCTACGCAAACGTGGTTTGACGATCTCAGCGATCGCCCGCCACACCGGGTTCGACCGCAAGACGATCCGCAAATATCTGGCCGGTGACGGCGAACCGGGGGTCCGGGCCCGCAGTGGCCCGGACCCGTTCGAGCCGTTCGTCGACTACGTCACCGCCCGACTGATCGAGGACCCGCACCTGTGGGCCCGCACTCTGTTCGACGAGCTCGAGGAGTTGGGGTTTGGCCTGTCGTATCAGAGCTTGACCCGCAACATCCGTGCCCGGGATCTGCGTCCGGTCTGCCAGGCGTGCCGCACGGCCACCCAGCGTCCGAACGCGGTGATCCCACACGCCCCGGGTGAGGAAACCCAATGGGACTGGCTGGAATTACCCAATCCGCCCGAATTCTGGGGATGGGGCAAGACCGCACACTTACTCGTCGGCTCGTTGGCCCACTCCGGCAAGTGGCGAGCCGCGCTGGCCCCGGCTGAGGATCAGCCGCACTTGGTCGCCGGCCTCGACCGCGTGACCCGCGGTCTGGGCGGGTGCACGCGGGTGTGGCGCTTCGACCGGATGGCCACGGTCTGCGACCCCGGCAGCGGCCGAGTGACCACGTCGTTCGCCGGGGTGGCCAAGCACTACGGGGTCTCGGTGGCGATCTGCCCGCCCCGGCGCGGAAACCGCAAAGGCGTAGTGGAGAAGGTCAATCACACCGCCGCGCAGCGCTGGTGGCGCACCCTGGCCGACGAGGCCACCGTGGAGCAGGCGCAAGTCAGCGTGGATCGCTTCGCCCAGGTTCGCGGTGACACCAGGCTGCGGGCCACCGCCGACGGCCGCTCCTCGGTCGCTGTGGTCGCCAAGACCGAACCGCTGACCCCGGCGCCGGTCATGGCGTATCCGGTGATCGTGGCCGAGACCCGCACCGCGTCGCGGCAGGCGCTGGTGTCCTACCGCGGTAACCGCTACTCGGTGCCCCCAGAACTGGCCGCCGCCCAGGTGGTGGTCAGTCATCCCGTCGGCGGGCAGTTCTGCGAGATCGCCACTGTCAGCGGGATCGTGGTTGCTCGGCACCGACTGGCCGCCGACGGGCTCGGGATCATGGTGCGTGACAGCGGCCACGTCATCGCTCTCGACTCCGCCGCCATCGCCACCGCCACCACCGGTCGCCCGCACCGGCGCAAGGAACGCATCCCACCCGGACCAGCCGCCAAAGCTGCTGCTGCACAACTACTTCAACAACGCGACTCGAGCTCTCCGGTCAACCAATCTTGCACTCCGTCAACCGATTCCACCGTCATCGACCTGTCCGCCTACGAGCGGGCCGCCCAGAACAGGACCATCCAATGA
- a CDS encoding CaiB/BaiF CoA transferase family protein: MLPLHGITVLSLEHAVAAPFATRQLADLGARVIKVERPDSGDFARQYDDSVNGSSSYFVWLNRSKESIAIDVKSEQGHKVLHDLADKADVIVQNLGPGAAARLGLSAEAIRDKDPGKIVVSVTGWGSTGPWADRKAYDLLVQCETGLVSLTGTPDEVAKVGVSIADVAAGMYAFSGVLAALYRRSMTGEGATIEVSLFEALAEWVGQPAHFTAGAGRQPGRFGAQHATIAPYGPFDAGDGHTILIAVQNEPEWSRFCTTVLQRPEVAQDPRFASSTLRVAHRTEVNTVISDVFGTTPSPELEARLTAARIAFAGVNTVGEFLEHPVLEARDRWRAVDTENGPIRALLPPLDLGVEARMDPVPAVGEHTDAILAELGHTVDTRS; encoded by the coding sequence ATGCTGCCGCTGCACGGGATCACCGTCCTGTCCCTGGAACACGCCGTCGCCGCGCCGTTCGCCACCCGCCAGCTCGCCGACCTGGGGGCCCGGGTGATCAAGGTGGAACGGCCGGACTCCGGTGACTTCGCCCGCCAGTACGACGACTCGGTGAACGGTTCATCGAGCTACTTCGTCTGGCTCAACCGATCCAAGGAATCCATCGCGATCGACGTGAAATCCGAACAGGGACACAAGGTTCTGCATGACCTGGCCGACAAGGCCGACGTCATCGTCCAGAACCTGGGCCCCGGTGCGGCGGCCCGCCTGGGCCTGTCGGCCGAGGCCATCCGGGACAAGGACCCGGGCAAGATCGTGGTCTCGGTGACGGGCTGGGGCAGCACCGGACCGTGGGCCGACCGCAAGGCCTACGACCTGCTGGTGCAGTGTGAGACCGGGCTGGTGTCGCTGACGGGTACACCCGACGAGGTGGCCAAGGTGGGTGTGTCCATCGCCGATGTCGCAGCGGGTATGTACGCGTTCAGCGGTGTGCTTGCCGCGTTGTACCGGCGATCGATGACCGGCGAAGGGGCCACCATCGAGGTGTCGCTGTTCGAAGCGTTGGCCGAATGGGTCGGACAGCCCGCCCATTTCACGGCGGGAGCAGGTCGGCAACCCGGTAGGTTCGGTGCCCAGCACGCCACCATCGCGCCGTATGGGCCCTTCGACGCGGGCGACGGGCACACCATCCTGATCGCCGTCCAGAACGAACCGGAATGGTCGCGCTTCTGCACCACGGTGCTGCAACGCCCCGAGGTGGCCCAGGACCCGCGCTTCGCGTCGAGCACGCTACGGGTGGCGCACCGCACCGAGGTCAACACGGTGATCTCCGACGTGTTCGGCACCACGCCCAGTCCTGAGTTGGAAGCCCGCCTGACCGCTGCGCGGATCGCGTTCGCCGGGGTGAACACCGTCGGTGAGTTCCTCGAGCATCCGGTACTCGAGGCACGGGACCGGTGGCGTGCGGTGGACACCGAGAACGGGCCCATCCGGGCGCTGCTTCCGCCGCTGGACCTCGGAGTCGAAGCCCGGATGGATCCGGTGCCGGCGGTGGGCGAGCACACCGACGCGATCCTGGCCGAGCTCGGCCACACCGTCGACACGAGGAGTTGA
- the istB gene encoding IS21-like element helper ATPase IstB, whose product MTPTSRTPKTTTTTAEESPSAVASRYQRLRSHLAELKLAAAAEALPAVLDQASAEGLSLTVALERLLAVEVEASTARRLAGRLRFACLPTPASLTDFDVDAAAGIDRKLIDELGTCRYLESATNILLIGPPGTGKTHLSVGLARAAAHAGYRTYFTTAADLAARCHRAAIEGRWATTMRFYAGPTLLVIDELGYLPLPAEAASALFQVVSQRYLKTSIVITTNRGVGAWGDILGDTTVAAAMLDRLLHRSVVINLDGESYRLRDHQAAAETLRRTTTGTRQQLH is encoded by the coding sequence ATGACTCCCACCTCCCGCACCCCGAAAACCACCACGACCACCGCCGAGGAGTCGCCGTCGGCAGTCGCGAGCCGCTACCAGCGGTTGCGCTCACATCTGGCCGAACTCAAACTTGCCGCCGCCGCCGAAGCCCTACCCGCGGTCCTTGACCAGGCCAGCGCCGAAGGCCTCTCGCTCACCGTCGCCCTGGAGCGGCTGCTGGCCGTCGAAGTCGAGGCCAGCACCGCCCGACGGCTGGCCGGACGGTTGCGATTCGCCTGCCTGCCCACCCCAGCTTCGCTGACCGACTTCGACGTCGATGCCGCCGCGGGCATCGACCGCAAGCTCATCGACGAGTTGGGCACCTGCCGCTACCTGGAATCGGCAACCAACATTCTGCTCATCGGCCCACCAGGCACCGGCAAAACCCACCTCAGCGTCGGCCTCGCCAGAGCTGCCGCACACGCCGGCTACCGCACGTACTTCACCACCGCCGCTGATCTGGCCGCCCGCTGCCACCGCGCCGCGATCGAGGGCCGTTGGGCAACCACCATGCGCTTCTACGCCGGACCGACCCTGCTGGTCATCGACGAACTGGGCTACCTACCACTACCCGCCGAAGCCGCCTCAGCACTGTTTCAAGTTGTCTCCCAACGGTATTTAAAGACCAGCATCGTCATCACCACCAACCGCGGCGTAGGCGCCTGGGGCGATATCCTCGGCGACACCACCGTCGCCGCCGCCATGCTCGACCGCCTCCTACACCGCTCGGTGGTCATCAACCTCGACGGCGAGTCTTACCGCCTACGTGACCACCAGGCCGCCGCCGAAACGCTACGCCGAACCACCACCGGCACCCGCCAACAACTACACTGA